The sequence below is a genomic window from Polaribacter vadi.
CCATTTCTTTGAGCTGTCATTGCCATTACAAAAAATATAGCCACAAATAATGCTCCTAAAAAAACAGCACCAAAAAACCAAGGTTGACTTGGTATTTCTGCAAAAGAAAATTCTCTTTCTGCAAATGCAAATCCTAACGAAAAAGCAACAATATAATTGATGAAAATTGCTTTTAAAATATCTACTTTATAAATGCCAAAATATTTGAAAATAACAAATAAACCTGTAGAAATTAAAATGCTAAAAAATAAATAAATCAAAAGAATTCGTTTTTAGTGAATAATTCAGTAACATCATCTTCTTCTGGCATTAAATTCCAAGTTTTAATGCCTAAAGTATTTGCTGAATCTGTGTTTTCTTTTAAATCATCAACAAACAAAGTCTCTTCTGCAATTAAATTATTTTCATTTAAAACAAATTTATAAATCTCTGCATCTGGTTTTCTGAAATTTATTTCGTGCGATAAATAAAACTGCTCAAAAGAGCTTTTAAAATCATTATAAAACTCATCACCCAAAGAATCTTGCACCCATTTAATGTGCAAATCGTTTGTGTTGCTCAATAAAAATAATCGGTATTTTTTACTGTCGGC
It includes:
- a CDS encoding HAD-IA family hydrolase, translating into MIKNIIFDFGDIFINLDKEGTYKAMAALGVSKITDEMIQVYQNYEKGLMTTDAFLNFFHEKFRIPKEKLIVAWNAVLLDFPRERLGFLKKLADSKKYRLFLLSNTNDLHIKWVQDSLGDEFYNDFKSSFEQFYLSHEINFRKPDAEIYKFVLNENNLIAEETLFVDDLKENTDSANTLGIKTWNLMPEEDDVTELFTKNEFF